In the Flavisolibacter tropicus genome, one interval contains:
- a CDS encoding vanadium-dependent haloperoxidase, translating to MKYLILFAVIVMMNGACRHKGDYQPVFDNPGLYSKSVYELNSVVMDNNFSPVVAARNYVYANIAAYECIAAGDYRFVSLVGQIKHMPVMPKPAEPAKVNYHLAALLSLIKVGNAVTFPEGALMDYWQNLYDKADSAGMPADVLKQTVAFSDTIVSAILKWSKGDNYAQTRSAEKYTVTVEDGRWVPTPPAYAQAMEPHWCEIRPMSLDSASQFAPPAPPVFNVKSPTSHFYKDVMEVKTVGDSLTDEQRHIADFFDDNPFNLHVTGHAMYATKKFSPPGHWMNIVGIATQKAGKDFSTTVAAYAATSIALFDGFIACWYTKYKTNGVRPETVINKYFDPNWRPYIQTPPFPTYVSGHSVISNASAEVMTYFLGDHFAFTDTSESEFGIANRSFRSFRDAAQEASFSRLYGGIHYRSDLEQGNEVGKKVGAYVVSKLHFQRNQNQLSQNK from the coding sequence ATGAAATATTTGATATTATTTGCCGTCATTGTAATGATGAACGGAGCTTGCCGCCATAAAGGGGATTACCAGCCTGTATTTGATAATCCCGGTTTATACTCAAAGTCTGTATATGAATTAAATAGTGTGGTGATGGACAATAATTTTAGTCCTGTTGTAGCTGCACGAAACTATGTTTATGCCAATATTGCCGCCTATGAATGTATTGCGGCGGGTGATTATCGTTTTGTTTCTTTGGTTGGGCAAATCAAACATATGCCTGTTATGCCAAAGCCAGCAGAGCCCGCTAAGGTCAACTATCATTTAGCCGCCTTGTTGTCATTGATTAAAGTAGGTAATGCGGTTACCTTTCCAGAAGGGGCCTTGATGGATTATTGGCAGAACTTGTATGATAAAGCGGACAGTGCTGGAATGCCTGCAGACGTACTAAAACAAACAGTAGCTTTTAGCGATACCATTGTAAGTGCCATTTTAAAATGGAGTAAAGGCGATAACTATGCGCAAACAAGGAGTGCAGAAAAGTACACGGTTACTGTAGAAGATGGTCGCTGGGTGCCAACGCCACCAGCTTATGCACAAGCCATGGAGCCTCATTGGTGTGAAATTCGTCCCATGTCATTAGATTCCGCCTCTCAGTTTGCACCACCTGCGCCTCCGGTCTTTAATGTTAAGTCGCCTACTTCACACTTTTATAAAGATGTTATGGAGGTAAAGACTGTTGGTGACAGTTTAACGGATGAGCAGCGGCATATTGCCGATTTCTTTGATGATAATCCTTTCAATTTACATGTAACCGGGCATGCCATGTATGCCACCAAGAAGTTCTCTCCACCGGGGCATTGGATGAATATTGTAGGTATTGCTACACAAAAGGCTGGTAAAGATTTTAGTACAACGGTTGCTGCTTATGCAGCTACGTCTATTGCTTTATTTGATGGTTTTATTGCCTGCTGGTATACCAAGTATAAAACCAACGGCGTGCGCCCAGAAACAGTCATCAATAAATACTTTGATCCCAATTGGAGACCCTACATACAAACGCCACCATTTCCCACTTACGTTAGTGGCCATTCTGTAATATCTAACGCTTCCGCTGAAGTGATGACGTATTTTTTGGGTGATCATTTTGCCTTCACAGACACATCGGAATCAGAGTTTGGTATAGCAAACCGTTCTTTCCGTTCTTTTAGGGACGCTGCACAAGAGGCTTCCTTTTCCCGATTATATGGCGGAATACATTATCGGTCTGATTTAGAGCAAGGTAATGAAGTAGGGAAAAAAGTAGGAGCGTATGTTGTATCAAAGCTCCACTTTCAACGAAATCAAAATCAATTATCACAAAACAAGTAA
- the treA gene encoding alpha,alpha-trehalase TreA produces MTKLFLLLAFFVGTLEAYAQVTPTPDKLWGDLFKQVQLTRVFPDNKTFVDCTPKSEPSSIMKAYAAQKANESFDLKAFVHQHFNIPVPPNVKVTPGLTLIKHLEELWGTLARHRDSVQRWSSLLPLPYPYIVPGGRFREIYYWDSYFTMQGLAVSNRYDLIEGMINNFVSLINNYGHIPNGNRNYFLSRSQPPYFSLMVSLLSEKMGNAVFKKYFPAMEKEYQFWMQGVDKLKNVQAYRRVVKMPDGTILNRHWDDNNAPRQESYAEDVATSKDYKSKDGLAYVNLRAGAESGWDFTSRWFEDTMHLNTIETTDIIPVDLNALLYANEMLLAKAASESGLSAKAASYKAKAEKRKVAILKYMWDRQKGFFFDYDYKQKHTTQKLSVAGVMPLFCHAATEEQAAIAKTTFQKYLLKDGGAVSTVYHTGEQWDAPNGWAPLQFIAVKGFMNYGFNDMAKTIAERWMAVNERVFNATGKMLEKYNVEDINLDSGGGEYPTQDGFGWTNGVYLKFYELFKANSAPSGN; encoded by the coding sequence ATGACGAAGCTGTTTCTGCTATTAGCCTTCTTTGTAGGTACGCTAGAGGCATACGCGCAGGTTACGCCCACACCCGATAAGTTGTGGGGTGATTTATTTAAACAGGTGCAGTTAACCCGGGTTTTTCCTGACAATAAAACCTTTGTGGATTGCACTCCTAAGTCGGAGCCCTCTTCCATAATGAAAGCCTATGCTGCTCAAAAAGCAAATGAATCTTTTGATCTGAAAGCGTTTGTGCACCAGCATTTTAATATACCAGTACCTCCAAATGTAAAGGTGACACCTGGACTTACATTGATCAAGCATTTAGAGGAATTGTGGGGAACGCTAGCGCGTCACCGGGATAGCGTACAGCGTTGGAGCTCCTTATTACCATTGCCCTATCCCTATATTGTGCCTGGCGGCCGCTTCAGAGAGATCTACTACTGGGATAGTTATTTTACCATGCAGGGGCTGGCTGTAAGTAACCGTTATGATCTGATAGAAGGGATGATCAACAATTTTGTATCGCTGATCAATAACTATGGTCATATTCCCAATGGTAATCGTAACTATTTTCTAAGCCGCTCGCAGCCACCTTATTTTTCGTTAATGGTCAGTTTATTATCAGAAAAGATGGGGAATGCCGTATTTAAAAAGTATTTCCCTGCTATGGAAAAAGAATACCAGTTCTGGATGCAGGGTGTTGACAAACTTAAAAATGTGCAGGCTTATCGTAGGGTGGTGAAGATGCCCGATGGTACTATTTTAAACCGGCACTGGGATGATAATAATGCGCCACGCCAGGAGTCTTACGCCGAAGATGTAGCCACCAGTAAAGATTATAAAAGTAAAGATGGACTGGCCTATGTTAACCTGCGGGCAGGAGCTGAAAGCGGCTGGGACTTTACCAGCCGGTGGTTTGAGGATACCATGCATTTGAATACCATTGAAACAACGGACATTATTCCGGTAGATTTGAATGCTTTGCTTTATGCAAACGAGATGCTTTTAGCAAAGGCTGCTTCTGAAAGTGGGCTTTCGGCAAAAGCTGCTTCCTATAAAGCAAAGGCGGAGAAGCGAAAGGTTGCTATTCTGAAATACATGTGGGACAGACAAAAGGGCTTTTTCTTTGATTATGATTATAAACAAAAACACACCACGCAGAAACTAAGTGTAGCTGGTGTAATGCCGTTGTTTTGCCATGCTGCTACGGAAGAGCAGGCTGCTATTGCTAAAACCACTTTTCAAAAGTACCTGCTCAAAGATGGAGGTGCCGTGTCAACAGTTTATCATACCGGCGAGCAGTGGGATGCACCTAACGGTTGGGCGCCTTTGCAGTTTATTGCTGTAAAGGGTTTTATGAATTATGGCTTTAATGACATGGCAAAAACCATAGCCGAACGCTGGATGGCTGTAAATGAGAGGGTATTTAACGCCACTGGCAAAATGCTGGAGAAATATAATGTAGAAGATATCAATCTGGATAGTGGTGGTGGGGAATATCCCACACAAGATGGATTTGGGTGGACAAATGGGGTGTATTTAAAGTTTTATGAGTTATTCAAGGCCAATTCAGCTCCATCAGGTAACTAG